From the genome of Canis lupus baileyi chromosome 32, mCanLup2.hap1, whole genome shotgun sequence, one region includes:
- the SCAMP2 gene encoding secretory carrier-associated membrane protein 2 isoform X1: MSSVDTNPFADPVDVNPFQDPSVTQLTNAPQGSLAEFNPFSETNAATTVPVTQLPGPSQPAVLQPSVEPTQPTPQLLLRQASKFLPTRFLTVSELSERQMLLGGDSILRDSYMRKLPKAVASAAQASLLRQQEELDRKAAELERKERELQSTVASLHVRENNWPPLPFWCPVKPCFYQDFSVEIPADYQRICKMLYYLWMLHSVTLFLNLLACLAWFLVDSSKGVDFGLSILWLIMFTPCAFLCWYRPIYKAFRSDNSFSFFVFFFIFFCQIVIYIIQLVGIPGLGDSGWIAALSTLKQDHLAVSIIMMVVAGFFTLCAVLSLFLLKRVHSLYRRTGASFQQAQEEFSQGIFSNRTFRSAASSAARGAFQGN, translated from the exons GATCCCTCTGTGACCCAGCTGACCAATGCCCCGCAAGGCAGCCTGGCTGAGTTCAACCCCTTCTCAGAG ACAAATGCAGCGACAACAGTTCCTGTCACGCAGCTCCCTGGGCCCTCGCAGCCAGCGGTTCTCCAGCCTTCCGTGGAACCAACCCAGCCCACCCCCCAG CTCCTGCTTAGACAGGCCAGCAAGTTCCTGCCTACCAGATTCCTGACAGTGAGTGAGCTCTCAGAGAGGCAGATGCTACTAGGAGGAGATAGTATTCTCAGAGACAGCTACATGCGAAAGCTTCCGAAG GCCGTGGCCTCCGCAGCCCAGGCAAGCCTGCTCCGGCAGCAGGAAGAGCTGGACAGGAAGGCAGCTGAGCTAGAGCGAAAGGAGCGGGAGCTGCAGAGCACGGTGGCCAGCTTACATG tgagagagaacaaCTGGCCACCCCTGCCCTTCTGGTGCCCTGTCAAGCCCTGCTTCTATCAGGATTTCTCCGTCGAGATCCCTGCCGACTACCAGCGGATATGCAAGATGCTCTACTATCTCTGGATGT TGCATTCGGTGACTCTCTTTCTGAACCTGCTTGCCTGCCTGGCCTGGTTCTTAGTCGACAGCTCCAAGGGAGTGGACTTTGGCCTTTCGATCCTGTGGTTGATCATGTTCACCCCCTGTGCCTTCCTTTGTTGGTACCGACCCATCTATAAGGCCTTCAG GTCCGACAACTCTTTCAGCTTCTTCGTgttcttcttcatatttttttgtcAAATAGTGATCTATATCATCCAGTTGGTTGGCATCCCTGGCCTGGGGGACAG TGGTTGGATCGCAGCCCTGTCTACACTGAAGCAAGACCACTTGGCTGTGTCGATCATCATGATGGTGGTGGCTGGCTTCTTCACCCTGTGTGCCGTGCTCTCACTCTTCCTTCTGAAGCGG GTGCACTCCCTGTACCGCCGGACGGGGGCCAGCTTCCAGCAGGCCCAGGAGGAGTTTTCCCAGGGCATCTTCAGCAACAGGACCTTCCGCAGCGCTGCCTCCTCTGCTGCCCGGGGAGCCTTTCAAGGGAACTAG
- the SCAMP2 gene encoding secretory carrier-associated membrane protein 2 isoform X2, with translation MSSVDTNPFADPVDVNPFQDPSVTQLTNAPQGSLAEFNPFSETNAATTVPVTQLPGPSQPAVLQPSVEPTQPTPQAVASAAQASLLRQQEELDRKAAELERKERELQSTVASLHVRENNWPPLPFWCPVKPCFYQDFSVEIPADYQRICKMLYYLWMLHSVTLFLNLLACLAWFLVDSSKGVDFGLSILWLIMFTPCAFLCWYRPIYKAFRSDNSFSFFVFFFIFFCQIVIYIIQLVGIPGLGDSGWIAALSTLKQDHLAVSIIMMVVAGFFTLCAVLSLFLLKRVHSLYRRTGASFQQAQEEFSQGIFSNRTFRSAASSAARGAFQGN, from the exons GATCCCTCTGTGACCCAGCTGACCAATGCCCCGCAAGGCAGCCTGGCTGAGTTCAACCCCTTCTCAGAG ACAAATGCAGCGACAACAGTTCCTGTCACGCAGCTCCCTGGGCCCTCGCAGCCAGCGGTTCTCCAGCCTTCCGTGGAACCAACCCAGCCCACCCCCCAG GCCGTGGCCTCCGCAGCCCAGGCAAGCCTGCTCCGGCAGCAGGAAGAGCTGGACAGGAAGGCAGCTGAGCTAGAGCGAAAGGAGCGGGAGCTGCAGAGCACGGTGGCCAGCTTACATG tgagagagaacaaCTGGCCACCCCTGCCCTTCTGGTGCCCTGTCAAGCCCTGCTTCTATCAGGATTTCTCCGTCGAGATCCCTGCCGACTACCAGCGGATATGCAAGATGCTCTACTATCTCTGGATGT TGCATTCGGTGACTCTCTTTCTGAACCTGCTTGCCTGCCTGGCCTGGTTCTTAGTCGACAGCTCCAAGGGAGTGGACTTTGGCCTTTCGATCCTGTGGTTGATCATGTTCACCCCCTGTGCCTTCCTTTGTTGGTACCGACCCATCTATAAGGCCTTCAG GTCCGACAACTCTTTCAGCTTCTTCGTgttcttcttcatatttttttgtcAAATAGTGATCTATATCATCCAGTTGGTTGGCATCCCTGGCCTGGGGGACAG TGGTTGGATCGCAGCCCTGTCTACACTGAAGCAAGACCACTTGGCTGTGTCGATCATCATGATGGTGGTGGCTGGCTTCTTCACCCTGTGTGCCGTGCTCTCACTCTTCCTTCTGAAGCGG GTGCACTCCCTGTACCGCCGGACGGGGGCCAGCTTCCAGCAGGCCCAGGAGGAGTTTTCCCAGGGCATCTTCAGCAACAGGACCTTCCGCAGCGCTGCCTCCTCTGCTGCCCGGGGAGCCTTTCAAGGGAACTAG